The genomic interval TTGCTCGGGCGTCGTCACGTCGAACATGTAGGTCTTGAACTCTCCGTAGGTGAAGTGCGCGCCCGTGTAGATGGCCGCATAGCGGGCGTTGTTGAAGGCGCAGACGTCCACGCAGTTGTAGTTCGAGTTGGCTCCCCACTGCGAGGTGGCGATCGTGTTGGTCACCGCACCCGTGGCGTCGATCCGGTAGAGGCTGTTGGCGCTGTAATAGGTCAGGAAATACGGATCGTCGGGGTTGGCCGAGTAGGCTTCGACATCGGCGTGGCCGTTGCCGTTCCAGCCGGCGGTGGCGCCCGTCACGGAGATCATCTGCGGTTTGGCCGCGACGCCTCCGGAGATCGTCCAGCGGAGGAACTTGCAGACGGCGCCGTTCCAGGTGTAGATCACGGCCGTGACGATGGCGTCGCCCTTCACGTCGCCCTGCACCGAGATGTGCTTGCCCATCGAGGCGCCCGTGGCGTTGGTGTAGGAGAGCAGCTCCGTCGGCGTGTCGTCGGTCGATGCCGCCGTGTAGATTCTGAACGTGGCGTTCGGATCGGCCAGATTCGCGTAGAGGATGTTGCCCGCGTCGTCGGAGGTCATGCCGCCGGGGGCCGCTGTGCCCTTCATGTCGAGCGTTCCCAGATAATCGCCCGTCGCACGGTTGAACAGGTACTTGTCCGCGCCTGTCGAAAGCACGAGCTTGGAGCCCGATGCCGCGAGCGAGTAGTTCTTGTCGCTGCCGTTTACGATTCCGAGCTTGTCGAGGGAGACGTTCTGCCAGATTTCGGTTTCGCTGCCGGCACGCCAGCCGTACTTGATCTTGGGGGGAATCTCCTTGCTGACCGTGTAGATCCGCTTGGTCACGCCGTCGTGGGCCGTGACGGTGAATTTCATGCCCTCGCCTTCGTAGTCGTGCACTTCGGCCGGGTCGGGCGAAATGGTGGCGTGCGGGGAGAGGGTCGCCTGAGCCGTCACCGCCGAAAGGTCGTCCGCCGAAATCAGCGAGATCGTGTTGCGGTCGTTGTCGATCACGCCCTGGATCGACGGTTCGTCGGTGGCGAAGGAGATGATTTCGCATTTGTCCGACTTCTTGATGTTGCCCGTCACGCAGAAGTCGCGTTTCGAGCCGTCGGCGCGCGTCAGCGTGAACCAGTTCTCCTGCGTCAGGTCCAGCGTGCCGAGCCGCGGCGTGATGAAGCAGTTGTCGTCCAGATTCGCCGTGACCCGCATTTCGGTGATCGAGGTGGTGTTCGTCGAGTTCTCGGGGTAGTAGTACGGGATGTCGATCACGATCCGCTCCTCCCCTTCGGTCGGCGTGGCGGTGAATTTGGCCAGCGGGTCGTTCTTATACTCCCCGGTGGAGAATTGTGCCGAGATGCTGTTGAGCCCCAGTCCTGTGTCCGAGGGGGTCAGCTCGTCCGGCTCATGGCAGCCGCCCAGGCAGAGCAGGGCCGCCGATGCGAATGATATGATGCTGTTTTTCATGGGTTGAATCTCTTTTTGGGGGTTATAACCACTCGGGGAACTGCTTGACGGCCGCGTTGTTGCTCAGCTCGGTTTCGGGCAGCGGAATGCGGTAGAGCTTCTCCTCGAACAGCCGGTCCTGACGGTCGCAATCGACGTAGGTATAGACGAACGAGGCGCCCTGTTTCTCGATTTTCAGTCCGTGCACGCGCATGCCGGTATAGGCCGTATGAGCCAGCCGCCAGCGGCGCATGTCCCAGTAGAGGTGGCCTTCGCAGTAGAGTTCGATCTTGCGCTCCTGACGGATAGCCTCCATCAGCGCCTCGCCGGACTTGTCGGTGTAGGGCAGACCCACGCGCTCGCGGATCCGGCGCAGGTCGGCGTTCGCGCCGTCCGCGTTGAGCCTGTAACACGCTTCGGCATGGTTGAGGATCACTTCGGCGAGCCGGATGGCGATCCAGGGCTGCGTGCAGGCCTTCGAATAGTCGGTGTACTCCTCGTCGAGCATCTTGCGCAGGTAGTAGCCGGTCGTGGTGCGCCCGTTGAGCGCGGAGCCGTCGTCGAAGACGGCGTAACCGTCCGTGCCGTTCACGAAAGGCTCGAGCGTGCGGCCTTTCCATTCGCAGCCGTTATAGAGTATCGAGGCGTGGAAACGGGGCTCCAGTTGTTCGTAGGGCGGCGTTTCGGTCGTGCCGGCTGTCGTATCGTGCCACGGCGTCCAGTCGGGGTGGCCGCCCGTCGAGGCCAGCTCGTACGATTCGACCATCTCCTGCGTCGGGGTGGCCCGGCCGCCCATCGTCGTGTTGTCGCCGCCGGGCATGAAGAGCTGGTCCCAACTGTGGTTCGGTCCGCCGACGAGGTAGTTGTATTCGAGGATCGACTCGGTGTTGCCGTCGCTCATCGACGTAAAGGCTTTGGCGTATTCCTCCGCCGTCTTGCCCGGCATCAGTTCGTAGCCGAGTTTGAACACCTCCTCGGCGGCGTCTTTGGCCGACTGCCATCGCTCGGCGTAGAGCATCGCCCGCGACAGCATGGCATATCCCGCTCCCGAGGTGACGCGGCCCGCCTCGCCGTCCCATTTGGGCGGGAGGTTCTTGGCGG from Alistipes dispar carries:
- a CDS encoding DUF5018 domain-containing protein produces the protein MKNSIISFASAALLCLGGCHEPDELTPSDTGLGLNSISAQFSTGEYKNDPLAKFTATPTEGEERIVIDIPYYYPENSTNTTSITEMRVTANLDDNCFITPRLGTLDLTQENWFTLTRADGSKRDFCVTGNIKKSDKCEIISFATDEPSIQGVIDNDRNTISLISADDLSAVTAQATLSPHATISPDPAEVHDYEGEGMKFTVTAHDGVTKRIYTVSKEIPPKIKYGWRAGSETEIWQNVSLDKLGIVNGSDKNYSLAASGSKLVLSTGADKYLFNRATGDYLGTLDMKGTAAPGGMTSDDAGNILYANLADPNATFRIYTAASTDDTPTELLSYTNATGASMGKHISVQGDVKGDAIVTAVIYTWNGAVCKFLRWTISGGVAAKPQMISVTGATAGWNGNGHADVEAYSANPDDPYFLTYYSANSLYRIDATGAVTNTIATSQWGANSNYNCVDVCAFNNARYAAIYTGAHFTYGEFKTYMFDVTTPEQLTGACDTSPARVFTSNEYKPAGAVVNATGDVLMTASADGYKLNLYYTDANTNALVAWEFDCIDK
- a CDS encoding RagB/SusD family nutrient uptake outer membrane protein, with amino-acid sequence MKKKIAHIALLSATVALAGCNDWLDMNPTDKVSEKIVWSDPTYVTQYVNGFYPYISRYGSFETGDSQVGLTEGLTETLKFGSATPGTNVGFANIIAFAEGGLAAPTAAFHFGAWDDTYTRIRRVNEFLYGLKKYGTNFDGPTRTRFEAEARFFRGFLYFQLLKRTPEVILYDEDLLAITENKALSTAEQGWDMVEEDLSFAAKNLPPKWDGEAGRVTSGAGYAMLSRAMLYAERWQSAKDAAEEVFKLGYELMPGKTAEEYAKAFTSMSDGNTESILEYNYLVGGPNHSWDQLFMPGGDNTTMGGRATPTQEMVESYELASTGGHPDWTPWHDTTAGTTETPPYEQLEPRFHASILYNGCEWKGRTLEPFVNGTDGYAVFDDGSALNGRTTTGYYLRKMLDEEYTDYSKACTQPWIAIRLAEVILNHAEACYRLNADGANADLRRIRERVGLPYTDKSGEALMEAIRQERKIELYCEGHLYWDMRRWRLAHTAYTGMRVHGLKIEKQGASFVYTYVDCDRQDRLFEEKLYRIPLPETELSNNAAVKQFPEWL